cacattttcatgGCATTCTCAAACTGAGTCAACCCTGGTGCACTTTCCAGGAGAGCAGTGTTAACCCAAAAGGCTCCAATATTGCTGGAAGGGCGCCAATAAATGGATTAGCCTCTTTAAAATTTCTCATAAAATTGTATTAACAAAACAGTAAGTACATTACACAGAGACCGTAACCACGGGATGTTTACATAATGCCCACTGTGGACCAGTACTAAATACCATAAAAGACCTGAGACCCCCCCCAAAACGTCTGCAAGTTCTGGCTCTCAcgaggcagcaggagcaccgtcattcctcctcctcctcctcttcccctcacATTTCAGCCTCGCCGTTGTGAACTTTGCTGGTGCTTATTGCAATTCCTATCGCTAGGCTCCCATTATCAGAaaagagctgagccagggaagTGTTCAGCACGAGGCAATCCCCGTCTGAAATGACGGAGTCCACGCACTCCAGCACCGACCTCGGGGTCGCCTCCCACTTGAGGCGCCTCTGGTTCCTGTTGAGCTCGAGCCGGTAGGTGAAGTTGTCGGCTTGGGTCGGCGTGCCGATCAGCATCATCGTGGCGAAGAACTGCGGGTGGCCTTCGTACTTCTCCTGCTTCCTGAGGACCAGCAAAAACTGGTGGCCAAGGCAAGAGTGCATGATGATCCAGTCTGTGGGTGCGGGCAGGTGCATGTCCGTGGCCAGGAAGACAATCTCTGCCCCCTGAAGGATGTTGATGCGGTGGGTCTGCCTCAGGTgggacaccaccacctccaggTGGCCTTCCCACGGGCAGGAGAACAGCGGGCACGTGCAGGGAACCAGCTGGGGGTCATGCACGGCCTCGTGGTGATGGCAGGGTGGAAGGCTGCCTTGCTCCGTGGACGTCTGCGCGGCTGTGCAGCGGGTCGGTGCATACTGtgagaagagagaaattacATGTGATAGCAGGACGAGGAACATGTGTAGGCATGCAATATCCCACCTAAAAGAGCATCAGAGGGAACATCTGGAACCCAGCCTCCTGAAACCAGACTGAGAGCAGGGGCAATCCAGGCCTGGATTTGCACAGCAAaaggtgctggcagctgccttGCTCTccaggagaagagagaaaccaTTTGAGCCATGATAAGTCACTTTAAATGAAAGTGATATATGTGTTTAAAGAGCGATTTCATTAATTCAGGGGGGaaaatctgattaaaaagaaagaaaagcccaaAAATACTAGGACAGCATGGGGCATTTTATATAGTTATGGCTCTTGCAGCTCAgaacaaggaaatgaaatatgtaTGGCTTTATTATTCTTTAATGAAACGCACTGGCAAATACaggcatttcttctgaaatgataTGCTTTATAACACCCataatttgtgaaataaaagtCAGTTTTTATTGTATACGgtgccttcatttttttttctggtcaatGTATTTGTGCTTAACTGATGTGCTCTCCTACATAAATCTTAAACAGCTCTCAAAGGTGGATAGATGGCAAATTTAGGGCATTTTTATGCTGAAGTTAATTTGGATTAAGGTAAGGCAGCtaaatggaaatgcagaggCTCTTGCAGAACGATTGTGTGTGAGGACTAAGAAGCAAACTGCTCTGCTTCTGTCAGGCGGACATCGttgaagagaaatgagaaagtcTTACTCAACCCAAAGTGTGTCCACATGTAATGCTATTCAGGAAGAGTAATGGCTCTGCTGCAATAACTCTGTGCGTAGACAAACCCTCAGGCATGAGCATGATGGTCATGATTCATCCTACCTAATTTTAAGCATTTACTTCAGCCATCTGAGACAGAAACCTGGTTACCTAAGACTGTCTCTGCAGTCAATAGAGGGATGCAGCCCTTTCCACCGACTGATTCAGACCTTAGCTGGAGTAATTCACCTCCAAAACGTggcaccagctgctgccagagTGACCAAGGCTGAGATCCAGTCTGTCTGTACCTGAATTTTACAAGCTTATATGTAGGAGGACACTGTCTCCTTCTGAACTGCTTTGGAGATGCTTATAAGGAGTGTAAAAATTaagtgtaaatatataaatatgtgtattttgatttaatatGTGTTTTAGGAAGATTTATGTAATTCTCCAGGTACCCAAGTGAGAGTGATTGCAGTCTGCTGTGGGTTTATAACTTGGAGTGGTTAGGTGGAATAAACCAAGTTTTTTATATCCATGCATAGGTCCAGCCTCTTCATAGCCTGCACTTGTATTAGCACCTTTCCTTAAAAGATTGAGAACGTTTCTATACAGGTACCTATGAGGGAAAGCTAGAAAATATGAGATGGTTAAAACCCTGCCATATACACATTCGCACAGCCTGGAAAAGCAGATGTAGGAGGTGCAACCCATGAGATGTGCCCATGCAATGCAGTGAGGAGTGCAGGGAATACCCCACCATGAGCAGCACTGGGGGCAGTCACTATAGTGGCAATGGCATACCTGAGGTCCAAGCTCTGTTTTCTCACATTCCACCATTACAACTGctcataaaacaaaagaaacgccaaaaatttgaaaattcaaTGGCCAGCCTCATCCATTTAAATAGGCTCAATGTTGTGTTTTGAGTTTTTCTGTCCCATGTCTTCTCATTTAAACATTTGCACCCAAATTACAGGAGCAATATGGATCTAGCATCTAACAGTTGTCCTTCTCAATGCCACAGCCATACTCACAATGGTTCTTACTGCCATCAGTTTCCCCCccaaaacttgcatttttacttttcaggACATTTTGGAAGGCAACTTCTTGGGTCAGCTGCCCAAACTCTTGGATAACAAGGGCTTCCTTGCCAGCCAGGATGACACGTTCCTGGGTTTCCATTCAGGATCTCCATTTGTCAGTAGCTGTCCGAGGGACATGACAGCTAGAGCAGGGTTATGACTGCTGCTGCATAATGCGTGGCTCTTCCCAAGACACTGGGTGTTAAAGGGAGATGTTTTTACTTCCTCTGACATTTGCTATGAAGAATAATTGACAATTTAAGCTCTCTTACTGGACTTCATAgctttttctctggaaaattaTTACTGAAGTAGTTCTGTCCTACTTTTtggctttcttattttttagttgttttgctGTGTAAAATTCAGGATTATAAACTTTTCAACAAGATAATGAATTGAGGACGGATAAATGACTATCATTGTCTGGGAAATAAAGCAGGTCATTATAAACTAATCGAGGTCTGTGGCTTTAGCTGCCTGCTTATCGCGGTGGGATTGCTGAAGAGGAGTGGTTCACGCTTAATTCTACATTAATTTTTGCATCCCATTAGGATAAAAGTTATGGTTAATTTAAACTCTTTTGGTTAAGGAAGCTACTGCAATGGCAGATcgtaaaagctttttaaaaaatccctgaaaTGCTAATTGCCTCGTAAAATGAATTCTAATCTCCCAATCTAATACAGTGGGTGTGAGCAATTACTTTCTCTCACCAAACTGTTAATGCAACATTAGTGATTATACTAATTAAAACTAATGAACTCATACTCACATGCTGATAAACCTCTCAACCACTCGACAAGTTCCAGCCTTCtatcagttttatttaactCCTCTTTTGGAAGATGAATCTTAAATTAACCTCTTGAATAACATTCAAAATTAGGTTTTGAAATGCGAAGCTTTATAGACTGTGTATAATTCCTCTCCAAAGATTATCAGAGTCAGAGAAACCATTTCCACTGAGGATgtaattgaatttaaaaatgcattctcCTAATTTGATAAGCTTGGACAGCAATGGTAGCTCATCCATCTAAGTTGTATTCATGGTAAGAAAATACAGGTGTCGTCAAAATCGTGATAAGGCAATCATGATTCATGGCTCAAAAACtggaaatataattttcagtgaTCAATTTATTCATTGTATCTTacgtctttattttttatttatttattgtgtgcgtgtgtgcgaACAAATGAGAATTCCCTTCAGCATGTTTCGGTTTTGAAAATTTTTCACAAATCACTTCAGGAAAGGATGTTTTGGTCTAACTTCAATCAGCTCAGGTTTGTTGAAAATTCTGGAATTTTTGCACAGTCCAGATGATCTATTTTTGTTCCCTGACTAGGTGAGGATAATCTTCAAAATCTGGTTTCTGAATTATTCAACATTCCTTCTCCTAACTACTGAATTTTGTAATAttctgacagaaatattttaaatttcccCATCTCTGTGGaaagtatttcacagaaaattattatttcacttaCAGTTTGGGGAATAAGTGGAACTACTGGGGTGCCTGTGCCCTAGTTGGTCTTTCATGCGGCTGTGAATTGAACCTCTAAAATTGAAAGACAAAAGAGGCATAAAATGGTCACCTTGAGTgcatttaaatgcttaaatatttatgattttttttttttttttaagtttaaccTTCCCCAGTATTTACTTTCTATAATTTGTTTCCTGATTaccaaataaaattaagtttattGCATTGTTTTGTCGGTCCAATCTTATTCTCCATAATCTTTTGGCTTGTTGGCCAATTTCAGTCAAATTTAACCATGTGATAGAAGTCTCaaatagtttcattttcaaCTGCTTTTGTGAAAAGATGCAGCAGGGTTGAAAATTACAACCCTTTTGTGTCTCCAGAGAAGAATAGCTTGCCACATGGgcaaaattgcattttcaaatatgaGACAGCCTAAACAACTGCACTTTGAGTCCAAATGTAATATCAGACAGCAGAAAATCCACATGAGACAGTGTCTTTATGAACAGGAGAAAAGGCTTCAGTCATAGTACTCCTCATTAGACCCGAGATAATCCAGTCACGAGACATGAAACCCCAGGAAAGCAGGAtctgctgctcacagaacaatttctttttaatgatgtGGCTTATTACAGTGTAATTCTTTGTACATTCAGAAAAGAGCAATTTACAAATGCACGGTActtttcttaaacacacacTTATATTTGAACCTGGGACACAGTGCTTCTGGGTCCTGCCCCATCCTTTCTACAGACTTTCTAATAAAAATTCAACAAATTGCTCCAGGTATGACTCATCTGTTCTAACTCTGACATTTGAGGAGTGGGTGGCTAAGTCTGAAGTACATCAGCTCCTTTTACAACCCATGCAGAGCTCCagactgcagttctcttcaTCTCAAGACAGACCAAAGGGAAGTCCCCCTGTGCACTGCTCTCTGCACACAGGTGGGATCACTCCCATCCTCAGGGCAGATCCGTNNNNNNNNNNNNNNNNNNNNNNNNNNNNNNNNNNNNNNNNNNNNNNNNNNNNNNNNNNNNNNNNNNNNNNNNNNNNNNNNNNNNNNNNNNNNNNNNNNNNCTAACCAAGGAGCAGAAGGGCAGCCCCATTTTGGACAGGAGGGAGTTGTAGCACTACAGGCTCCTTCTGCTGTACTGGAGACAGCATAGTAGGTGGAGAGATTAACGGATGTCTGTCCACATGTGGGGGTAAATCTGTGTGTCCTTTGCACTGATACACCTCTGGTCACCAGTGACTTGACAGAAAATCCACTCAGAGCTTGTCTGAAGCATGGTTATTAATCCGTCTtgcaaatctggaaaaaaaccaccactaGCACATCCAGAAAATCAGTGTGTGTTGTTCACTCTCACAGTAGTTTCCCAGCTAAAGACTTTGATTTGAAAAGGATTCAAACCCCCAGTTGCCCAGGAATGCTTTAGCCACGTGTGGAATAACTGGTGGGACTTGCAGTGAAGCTTGATCACTGTGAACCCCCAAATTCAAGCAGAGTCAACAAGAGGTAGAGAAGATACACACAAACCTCTGAGTCTGAAGGCTCAAAGCTGGGGCCTCCACCCAGGAGAAAGGGCTTTGGTATTGCTCTTCTTACCTGGGGGACCGTTTTGTATTTTATCTAGTAAGCTCTTAGGTCATCCGTAGTATAAACACTGGaaacagaggcagcagccctggaCAGCTGAGCTCCTCGTCCTGTTGGGTGCAGATACCAGCTACTTCATGACTCCCTGAGCCCCCGTTTCTGCTGTGCATTAGCACAGCTTCAAGCAGGAGGCTGTCCCAAGGAACCCAGCTCCTTGCAATTAAAGTCCTGATTTGCAGATGAGGGATTTGCAGGAGCAAATCCCTCAGGATGAGAGGAGGATTGAATTCAGGCCTCCCACCCCATGGGACAGGACCCACACCCTGAGGGTCTGGTGTGAAAGGAGGGCGGACAGCACTGACATAtcgtggaagaaaaaaatgttgctcagTTCTTCAAAGAAAAGGTTAAATGTCACCTTTCTGCAATTCCCAGTGTTCCCCAGTGCTAGACAGGGAGCCTGGATGGCTCATTCATACTTGTAGTTACAGCAACACATAGAGTGTGCAAAAAATCAGCTTTATGTGCCTTTGAACACTGCAGAGAGTGCCAAGAAGATCCCAAGGAGTGAGGACGATGACTCGTTCATCGCCTAGTCAATAAGCATTTCTAACAGCAAAGCAGGTTCTGTGAGTAATCATCATTTTCCAGACGCTTCACACCCATGCAACTGCATTTTATCTGGGGATCGCACACATCCTTCTAAACGCTCATTAATTCACATAAAACCTGAGTTATTTGCTTGGTGAACTCAGTGGTGTAGTCTGAATGCCTGGACATGACAGCCGTCAAGGACCAGCAGGTAGtgctccctctctgcccctgtcCAGCTTTAGCACGCCCTGGAATGCTGCAACTTAATCCTTCTCCTGAGAGGGAACCAGTATCTGCTTTCTCTGTGGATCCAAACTTGTTCCTCCTTAACTACTGCTTTTCTGCTGAATTACAAGAGACTTGGTAACAACAACTCAAGTTGTTTGGGATAACACCTCTTTGTAGGAGGTACTTGATTCCAGCtgactttaaaatatacattaaaatatatatgcacataaacAAATACACACCCCCTTATTGTACATAAACTCATAAACACTTGCAGATCTGTATCagatacttctgaaaataatgcagTAGGTAAAAATGCATCACTTTGTCCAGGTTAAACCATCCTgctacaatttttatttaaaaaagtcTGCAGGTGGGACTTGGGGGATGAAATCCCATTTATTTTGACAACgtgtttatttttgctgtccTTGGCAATCACcacaatatgaagtttaacaagagcaagtgtcgGATTTTACCCCCCAGGTCCCTTAACCACATCAGATGCTTTTGGTGAGAGCTCCACAGTGACTTTCGGAGCTTCTATTTAAACAAATTGGCAGTGAAATGTGTTATTTACTCAATTTTCTTACCATCTACCTCCttttaactgtctttttttGAGGGCTTGGTCCCTTCTCATCTGTATGGAAACTAACTCTCAGCTTCTTTCTATCTCATAAAAGCTCTGCCACCCACCACCATCCACCTCCATGCTACTTACACCCACCAGACAGGGACTGATGCTCCAAGGAGCTATAAAGGTGACATGAAGAAACTAGGGAGTCTTCTAATCCTGGTCTCCAGTTAATTTCTCCTCTGCTATTTTTTAGTATGCTAATGAGATTTTGTAAATCtctcagatgaaagaaaagagaagaaaaggaaaaaaccctCAACCTATTTTGTcaaaagctctgctttcatATCTGAAATTAAGAAGTTCAGACCAGGGCTCATGTTggggatttatttaaaattttaattacacAAAATCCTATTCATTATGAATGCATCAGTTGAATTTCTTAAGTACTGAATAATAGTTGCAGCTTTGGCAGTGGGGAAGTAGTTGTTTTCTGTGCTATCAAATGGCAGCGAGAGGACAACTCCAAGCTCATTTTGCTAATCTCACTTTGCAACATAATCAAGCATGACTTGTTGACACGGCGCACAGCATGTGTTAATGGCTCTCCTCATGCTAATGACACACCTCTGAGCATGCAGAGAAAATCCTGCTTTAGTCTGCGTCCACACTGTAGAAACCATGCATCCTGGCAGCAGAGGACCCTGAATTTTAGTTGAGGCCACACGttttcagagatatttttgggggggaaaaaaaaaaaaaaaaaggaaaattgtttttagtGGCAGCTATAGATGTAACAAAAATGTGTTACAGCATTTTCAATGTATCCcagatggaaagaaagacattattctcaaattaaaatgccttgcttgcttttcaaaaatcagGGTTTTCAACATAAACTGTCATGTAGTTTTGAAATGCAAGCAAGAAAATATCAAGGAACTTGTCATTCTTCAATACATTGCAAACAATGaattataatgaaatataaacagGATCCACACTAAAGCATTCCAGTCTCAGACATACTTTCCTAGGGAGACCCAGGCAAAGACATCATTGGGGTGGAATGAGGTCATGAACTCCATTTCTCCTGCTCTAAAACCAAGTCTGATGAACC
The nucleotide sequence above comes from Oxyura jamaicensis isolate SHBP4307 breed ruddy duck chromosome 1, BPBGC_Ojam_1.0, whole genome shotgun sequence. Encoded proteins:
- the SIAH3 gene encoding seven in absentia homolog 3, whose amino-acid sequence is MVMFNNTFSARLNSSGTFWRGGIRYWLSPDLKDNIPVLSIGRPAAASLFPSYFDDEYEGTLSRAGAQRSPTALPPRAQGLQGLPRRFPCPPPAAATTKVVMLFFTQCFGAVLDLIHLRFQHYKAKRVFSAAGQLVCVVNPTHSLKYAPTRCTAAQTSTEQGSLPPCHHHEAVHDPQLVPCTCPLFSCPWEGHLEVVVSHLRQTHRINILQGAEIVFLATDMHLPAPTDWIIMHSCLGHQFLLVLRKQEKYEGHPQFFATMMLIGTPTQADNFTYRLELNRNQRRLKWEATPRSVLECVDSVISDGDCLVLNTSLAQLFSDNGSLAIGIAISTSKVHNGEAEM